Proteins co-encoded in one Paracrocinitomix mangrovi genomic window:
- a CDS encoding T9SS type A sorting domain-containing protein, giving the protein MKKTLLSVSACFLTLLGTAQTQLFFEDFEGGAGGFSLNTADQGGVVGTGGDNMWVVNSSYAGGTITSSICLAGNTVPIGTTPSQPGGISSANGGYLHILSQEAFADGGVLNANYALADNALCFFPASNFVKMTADISTTSYTNVTLSFWWLNQASQFATGQLYYSTDGGTTWTQKTGTNYYGQGTWVQQTLTDAAWDNQASLRFGIRFNNATDAGFSGSDPALSIDDFEIVGTAGTPCSNTTSSITETACFTYTVPSGDETYSTAGTMTVMDTIPNIGGCDSIITIALTINDVDTSVTAGVNSLTANSNLGTFQWLDCGNSYAVVNGATSNIYNGSTGNFAVEVTANGCVDTSSCYALTLSFDEYELGGLNIYPNPNNGSFAIDLTAFNQNQLLTITDMKGATIYTETVSSGTVAQYNLNLESGVYLINLMDAEGIIRRGRLVIE; this is encoded by the coding sequence ATGAAGAAAACTTTACTATCTGTTTCGGCTTGTTTTTTAACCTTGTTAGGAACAGCCCAAACACAATTATTTTTTGAAGATTTTGAAGGAGGAGCCGGTGGCTTTTCTTTAAATACAGCAGACCAGGGAGGAGTTGTTGGAACCGGAGGTGACAATATGTGGGTAGTTAATAGCTCCTATGCAGGAGGTACAATTACTTCTTCAATTTGTTTAGCCGGTAATACTGTGCCAATTGGAACAACACCTTCTCAACCGGGAGGAATTAGCTCGGCAAATGGAGGTTACCTGCATATTTTAAGCCAGGAAGCTTTTGCAGATGGTGGAGTTCTAAACGCTAACTATGCTTTAGCTGATAACGCTTTGTGCTTTTTTCCGGCCAGCAATTTTGTCAAAATGACAGCAGACATTAGTACCACTTCATATACAAATGTTACCTTAAGTTTTTGGTGGCTTAATCAAGCTAGTCAATTTGCTACAGGACAACTTTATTATAGTACAGATGGAGGTACTACATGGACTCAAAAAACAGGGACTAATTACTACGGACAAGGAACCTGGGTTCAACAAACATTAACTGATGCAGCATGGGATAATCAGGCAAGTTTGCGATTTGGAATTAGATTCAATAATGCAACAGATGCAGGATTTTCAGGATCAGATCCTGCATTAAGTATTGATGATTTTGAAATTGTAGGTACAGCTGGAACCCCATGTTCAAACACAACGAGTTCAATTACAGAAACAGCTTGTTTTACATATACAGTTCCTTCAGGTGATGAAACTTATTCAACTGCCGGAACAATGACAGTTATGGATACCATTCCTAACATTGGTGGATGTGATAGTATCATCACCATTGCATTGACGATTAATGATGTAGATACGAGTGTAACTGCTGGGGTGAACTCATTAACAGCTAACTCAAATTTAGGCACATTTCAGTGGTTAGATTGTGGAAACAGTTATGCGGTAGTTAACGGAGCAACTTCAAACATTTACAACGGTAGCACAGGAAATTTTGCCGTTGAAGTAACTGCAAATGGTTGTGTTGACACATCAAGTTGTTATGCATTAACTTTAAGTTTTGACGAATATGAATTAGGAGGTTTGAATATTTATCCAAATCCAAACAATGGAAGCTTTGCCATTGATTTAACAGCCTTTAATCAAAATCAATTATTGACAATTACAGACATGAAAGGAGCAACCATCTATACTGAAACTGTAAGTTCAGGAACTGTTGCCCAATACAACTTAAACCTGGAGTCAGGTGTTTATCTAATTAATCTAATGGATGCGGAAGGCATTATTAGAAGAGGTAGACTTGTGATTGAATAA
- a CDS encoding acetyl-CoA carboxylase biotin carboxylase subunit, producing the protein MKKVLVANRGEIALRIMKTLKRMNIQTVAVYSDVDEDAPFVKFADEAFCIGEATPSESYLNMDKILEVAITTNTEGIHPGYGFLSENAIFAEKVDKAGIKFIGPSIEAIKVMGDKLDAKQAVKAFDVPMVPGTDEAITDIAEAKKIAAGIGYPILIKASAGGGGKGMRVVESEDLFEEQFDRAVSEAVSSFGNGAVFIEKFVQQPKHIEIQVLADAHGNVIHLNERECSIQRRHQKVVEEAPSPVVDAALRAKIGEAAVNVAKSCNYEGVGTVEFLLDKDKNFYFLEMNTRLQVEHPVTEQITGLDLVELQIQVARGEELSLKQEDVGLNGHSIEIRVYAEDPENDFLPDLGKIVKYTKPKGLGVRVDDGYTEGMKIPLTYDPMIAKLIVHGKDRDEAIERLLKAIDEYEIIGFSTTLGFCHFAVDHEEFRNGNFTINFVGDYYKPEMLRVELPAEVGELAYEVLKEIKQQAIPVQEDQHFSAWQKRK; encoded by the coding sequence ATGAAAAAAGTATTAGTAGCTAATAGAGGCGAGATTGCCTTAAGAATAATGAAAACTCTTAAAAGGATGAATATCCAAACAGTAGCTGTTTATTCTGATGTGGATGAAGATGCTCCATTTGTGAAATTTGCTGATGAAGCATTTTGCATTGGTGAAGCAACTCCTTCAGAAAGTTACTTAAACATGGATAAAATTCTTGAGGTTGCTATAACTACTAATACTGAAGGGATTCATCCTGGATATGGATTCTTGTCTGAAAATGCAATTTTTGCTGAAAAAGTTGATAAAGCCGGAATCAAATTCATAGGACCTTCTATTGAGGCAATCAAAGTAATGGGAGATAAATTGGATGCAAAACAGGCTGTTAAAGCTTTTGATGTGCCAATGGTTCCTGGTACTGATGAAGCAATTACAGATATCGCAGAAGCTAAAAAAATTGCAGCAGGTATTGGATACCCTATATTGATCAAAGCTTCAGCCGGTGGTGGAGGTAAAGGAATGAGAGTGGTTGAAAGTGAAGATTTATTTGAGGAACAATTTGATCGTGCAGTTTCAGAAGCAGTTTCTTCATTTGGAAATGGAGCGGTATTTATTGAGAAATTTGTACAACAGCCTAAGCATATTGAAATCCAAGTTTTGGCAGATGCTCATGGTAATGTGATTCATTTGAATGAAAGAGAATGTTCTATTCAAAGAAGACATCAAAAAGTAGTTGAAGAAGCTCCATCTCCAGTAGTTGATGCGGCTTTAAGAGCCAAAATTGGTGAGGCTGCCGTTAATGTTGCCAAATCTTGTAATTATGAAGGAGTAGGTACTGTAGAGTTTTTGTTGGACAAGGACAAGAATTTTTATTTCCTGGAAATGAATACACGTTTGCAAGTAGAGCATCCGGTTACTGAACAAATTACAGGATTAGATTTAGTTGAACTTCAAATTCAAGTTGCTAGAGGTGAAGAGTTATCACTTAAGCAAGAAGATGTTGGACTCAATGGGCATTCAATTGAAATTAGAGTTTACGCAGAAGATCCGGAAAATGACTTTTTACCTGATTTAGGTAAGATTGTGAAATATACAAAGCCAAAAGGATTGGGAGTTAGGGTTGATGATGGTTATACTGAAGGAATGAAAATTCCTTTGACTTATGATCCAATGATTGCTAAACTGATTGTTCACGGTAAAGATAGAGATGAAGCAATTGAAAGATTGTTAAAAGCCATAGATGAATATGAAATTATTGGTTTTAGTACAACTTTAGGATTCTGTCATTTTGCAGTGGATCATGAAGAGTTCAGAAATGGAAACTTTACAATTAACTTCGTTGGAGACTACTATAAGCCAGAAATGTTGAGAGTAGAGTTACCTGCTGAGGTAGGTGAATTAGCTTATGAAGTATTGAAAGAAATCAAGCAACAAGCAATTCCGGTTCAAGAAGATCAGCATTTTTCAGCATGGCAAAAAAGAAAATAG